One Chlamydiales bacterium STE3 DNA segment encodes these proteins:
- a CDS encoding Uncharacterized protein (Product derived from UniProtKB/Trembl:F8L183): MKLLRLLSLFVYLCRLHVSAENVLILLVEAPHIDYSSISATMKTIAKHPSNFSKNGDVGHAWIYLKGNLDGQEIVCEGGHSGELGLHQPTYIQGVLENVRLGSHNPVSYLFCAQEDGYFQKGNGGHIPTCAAKMTLSDEEFGKAIAFIHEYPYQRYSLTERQCCTFVSEMARLFGLHFIIQRQLEIATEARIAGAQVRLWRDSRYSKLLFACPDLLEKELKKAIADGQLEDALKWYKRRNRPSLPTILHQSLLFPRRLIRYMMY; the protein is encoded by the coding sequence ATGAAGCTATTGAGACTGCTTAGCCTATTTGTTTATCTTTGTCGCTTGCATGTGAGCGCTGAAAATGTATTAATTTTACTTGTGGAAGCTCCACATATCGATTACTCCTCCATCTCTGCTACAATGAAAACGATCGCGAAGCATCCTAGTAATTTCAGTAAAAATGGAGATGTCGGTCATGCCTGGATTTATTTAAAGGGGAACCTCGATGGACAAGAAATTGTTTGTGAGGGAGGCCATTCTGGGGAATTAGGGCTCCATCAACCGACCTATATTCAAGGTGTGCTTGAGAACGTCCGCTTAGGCTCCCACAATCCAGTTAGCTATCTATTTTGTGCTCAAGAAGATGGTTACTTTCAAAAGGGTAATGGAGGGCATATTCCCACCTGCGCTGCGAAAATGACCCTTTCCGATGAAGAATTTGGCAAGGCCATTGCCTTTATTCATGAATATCCCTATCAAAGATATTCCCTCACTGAAAGGCAATGTTGCACATTCGTGAGCGAAATGGCCAGGTTATTTGGCCTGCACTTTATTATTCAACGTCAACTTGAAATTGCCACGGAAGCTAGGATTGCTGGCGCACAAGTCAGGTTGTGGCGTGATTCTCGCTATAGCAAACTCTTGTTTGCTTGTCCGGATCTATTGGAAAAGGAGCTAAAAAAAGCTATCGCAGACGGCCAGCTAGAAGATGCGCTAAAGTGGTATAAAAGAAGAAACAGACCTTCATTGCCCACTATTTTGCATCAAAGTCTACTCTTTCCAAGACGCCTAATCCGCTACATGATGTATTAG
- a CDS encoding Uncharacterized protein (Product derived from UniProtKB/Trembl:F8L0M6) produces the protein MRPLSLNTALSKEGTFNFPFTAAFDNYFSFSGRRYRVIETCTVNGKKGYRVEEQQEKQNIPLNILKVISFATVIIPLIMGVGKLICRSRYRFYPSVSTGNTGATQAASTILFPKAAEGTTPLSGHKKISSKVLPVSEKDRGARADLMQAFKKNALDTWRLGQMSCQESDFTLTKEEEASLIDADKQKYNKILPKGLKVFRGVNTVLLLDSIPRFVFKAMQDRADAEHYIELVDQAQQIIFENHLFLLSVPSTKMIEVNGNLFIIQEKADLISASYDGQEGVYSYCWHDNEMGGYRKTLFSQLITFIAQMGFSDVKYDNIPLTKCGRAALIDLDTDSSLQGFTVGGAGKNDGLFNYIPSEYLDEFLEVAKEKLTEEVYKQLEKEIQSNIKKRAKKKERKREEYLKFAEKNGIKYPFQKLNSNLLKIFNDKKILEFAQATIECINQHLSGSMNFDVRTGRKIELDASIDRLLHKKSQAIWGKTLPFTNFLPQDSFTFLSILSTVLKELKEAGYIYKYKEIRARRTFIISC, from the coding sequence ATGCGTCCATTAAGCTTGAATACGGCTCTTAGCAAAGAGGGCACTTTCAATTTTCCATTTACTGCAGCTTTTGATAACTATTTCTCTTTTTCAGGAAGGAGATACCGCGTTATTGAGACCTGCACTGTCAATGGTAAAAAGGGCTATCGCGTAGAGGAGCAACAGGAAAAGCAGAATATCCCGCTTAATATCCTTAAAGTTATCAGCTTTGCAACTGTAATTATTCCATTAATTATGGGTGTCGGTAAGCTCATTTGCCGCAGTAGGTATCGCTTTTATCCTTCCGTGTCTACAGGCAACACAGGAGCAACCCAAGCGGCTTCAACCATTTTATTCCCTAAAGCCGCTGAGGGGACAACGCCTCTGTCTGGGCACAAAAAGATCTCAAGCAAAGTCCTTCCCGTGTCAGAGAAGGATAGAGGAGCAAGGGCAGATTTAATGCAAGCATTTAAAAAAAATGCGCTTGATACATGGCGTTTGGGTCAGATGAGTTGCCAGGAGTCCGACTTTACCTTAACTAAGGAAGAAGAAGCATCCTTAATCGATGCTGACAAGCAAAAATATAACAAGATTCTCCCAAAGGGATTAAAAGTCTTTAGAGGAGTGAATACTGTTTTGTTGTTGGATAGTATTCCGAGATTTGTATTTAAAGCTATGCAGGACAGAGCCGATGCAGAGCACTACATCGAATTGGTTGATCAGGCCCAGCAAATTATTTTTGAAAATCATCTCTTTTTGCTTAGTGTTCCTTCTACAAAAATGATTGAAGTCAATGGGAACCTTTTTATTATCCAGGAAAAAGCTGACCTTATTTCAGCAAGTTATGATGGGCAAGAGGGGGTGTACTCTTACTGCTGGCATGATAATGAAATGGGAGGATACAGGAAAACTCTATTTTCTCAATTAATTACATTTATTGCCCAAATGGGTTTTTCTGACGTAAAGTATGATAATATCCCACTTACAAAGTGCGGTAGAGCTGCTTTAATAGATTTAGATACGGACTCTTCCCTACAAGGATTTACAGTAGGAGGAGCAGGGAAAAATGATGGTTTATTTAATTATATTCCTTCTGAATATCTCGATGAGTTTCTCGAAGTTGCCAAAGAAAAATTGACAGAAGAAGTTTATAAACAGCTAGAAAAAGAAATCCAATCCAATATCAAGAAGAGGGCTAAAAAGAAAGAACGAAAAAGGGAAGAATACTTAAAGTTTGCTGAGAAAAATGGTATCAAGTATCCATTCCAAAAACTCAATTCTAACCTATTGAAAATCTTTAATGATAAAAAGATACTGGAATTTGCCCAAGCGACGATTGAATGTATTAACCAGCATTTATCAGGCTCAATGAATTTCGATGTTAGAACGGGGCGGAAAATTGAACTAGACGCTAGCATTGATCGTCTGCTACATAAAAAGTCTCAAGCGATTTGGGGTAAAACGCTTCCCTTTACAAACTTTCTTCCTCAAGATTCTTTTACTTTTCTTTCAATTCTTTCAACAGTTTTGAAAGAATTGAAGGAAGCAGGATACATTTATAAATATAAAGAAATTCGCGCAAGAAGGACTTTTATTATATCCTGCTAA
- a CDS encoding Uncharacterized protein (Product derived from UniProtKB/Trembl:F8KWK5), whose translation MRRIVLAIFFHIFLIQNLQAQDCHHSHGRTQNQLIPDFKFTLAPREITESSAVSFLGEGGRRNFRFNGTYGLLINSENRFKISGEFLQQKLGYHFSAGKTRRWMRQFATGATFQHDFCHPYLTSGQLSAYCSYAPSRQIGRERCNEFIFTRRIAGSTGYGVEMGTTLRLWQQASLNVDASYDRITYHRRLHSRKHVEGFGGSIGFHQQLLDHLGFDLRAEFKRPYNYYRVAINWSHPCLRGASVGLFGSHTRGKSRLPSNTIAGIEINYVFSDFFNSSCFEQDRCQTSYCSQELASWVMAPAVYMPEVLAIAEEARRRVCIGVPTSVSIAPFSASAPGAYLYDVSPFFSNSSGTEPLVYSATGLPPGATINPLTGVISGTNPQDGNTYTVTVVATNGCSSTSQTFTMSFLCPALTSVSIAPFSACAPGAYLYDVSPFFSNSSGTEPLVYSATGLPPGATINPLTGVISGTNPQDGNTYTVTVVVTNGCSSTSQTFTMSFLCPAPTSSSISDQPAFLPPGTPYSVNVVASSFVSPCGIPMTFTATGLPAGTTIDPVSGLISGIVPSPPNPVNVTVTGTTACGQTSQSFLIYYFTE comes from the coding sequence ATGCGTAGGATTGTTTTAGCGATTTTCTTTCATATTTTTTTGATACAGAATTTGCAGGCACAAGATTGCCATCATTCTCATGGTAGGACCCAAAATCAATTGATTCCGGATTTTAAATTTACCTTGGCTCCAAGAGAAATTACTGAAAGTAGTGCTGTTAGTTTTCTTGGTGAAGGGGGAAGAAGGAATTTTCGTTTTAATGGCACTTATGGTCTTCTTATTAATTCTGAAAATCGCTTTAAAATCTCAGGAGAGTTCCTGCAGCAAAAACTAGGCTACCATTTCTCAGCAGGAAAAACGCGCCGTTGGATGAGGCAATTTGCGACAGGAGCCACATTCCAGCATGATTTTTGTCATCCTTATTTAACAAGCGGTCAACTTTCTGCTTACTGCTCGTATGCTCCCAGCCGTCAAATAGGAAGAGAGCGATGCAACGAGTTTATCTTCACTCGAAGAATTGCTGGTTCGACAGGTTATGGTGTCGAAATGGGTACTACTCTAAGGTTATGGCAGCAGGCTTCCTTAAATGTTGATGCTAGCTATGATCGCATTACATACCACAGACGTTTACATTCGAGAAAACACGTTGAGGGTTTTGGTGGCAGTATCGGGTTTCACCAGCAGCTACTTGATCATTTGGGCTTCGATTTGCGAGCAGAGTTTAAACGCCCCTATAACTATTATAGAGTAGCCATAAACTGGAGCCATCCCTGCTTAAGAGGGGCATCTGTTGGCCTTTTCGGCTCACATACTAGAGGAAAATCAAGACTGCCTAGCAATACAATTGCCGGGATTGAGATCAATTACGTTTTTTCTGACTTTTTTAACTCAAGCTGTTTCGAACAAGATCGCTGCCAAACAAGCTACTGTTCGCAAGAATTAGCCTCTTGGGTTATGGCCCCGGCTGTCTACATGCCAGAGGTCCTAGCCATTGCTGAGGAAGCAAGGCGACGAGTTTGCATAGGGGTCCCAACATCTGTTTCCATCGCACCTTTTTCAGCTTCTGCTCCCGGAGCTTATCTCTATGATGTTTCACCCTTTTTCTCTAACTCGTCTGGAACAGAGCCTTTGGTGTATTCGGCCACGGGGCTTCCTCCAGGGGCCACTATCAACCCTTTAACAGGGGTGATATCGGGAACCAATCCTCAAGATGGCAATACCTACACGGTTACTGTTGTTGCGACTAATGGGTGCTCTTCCACAAGCCAAACATTTACCATGAGTTTTCTGTGTCCTGCACTTACATCTGTTTCCATCGCACCTTTTTCAGCTTGTGCTCCCGGAGCTTATCTCTATGATGTTTCACCCTTTTTCTCTAACTCGTCTGGAACAGAACCTTTGGTGTATTCGGCCACGGGGCTTCCTCCAGGGGCCACTATCAACCCTTTAACAGGGGTGATATCGGGAACCAATCCTCAAGATGGTAATACCTACACGGTTACTGTTGTCGTGACTAATGGGTGCTCTTCCACAAGCCAAACATTTACCATGAGTTTTCTGTGTCCTGCACCGACTTCTTCCTCGATAAGCGATCAGCCAGCCTTCCTGCCCCCAGGAACACCCTATTCCGTAAATGTTGTTGCAAGTAGTTTTGTCAGCCCTTGCGGGATACCAATGACTTTTACGGCAACGGGGTTACCTGCAGGAACAACAATTGATCCGGTAAGCGGTCTTATTTCAGGCATAGTTCCTTCTCCTCCAAATCCTGTAAATGTTACTGTTACAGGAACAACTGCTTGTGGGCAAACAAGTCAATCTTTTCTCATCTACTACTTTACTGAGTAG
- a CDS encoding putative dihydroneopterin aldolase (Product derived from UniProtKB/Trembl:D6YV44;Gene name derived from UniProtKB/Trembl:D6YV44;EC number derived from UniProtKB/Trembl:D6YV44), which translates to MWLLRQREPWVLSLAYDMLYNYPKEDEMSKGIVGIENLKTVCFVGVYPHEKLAKQELLLDLRLEADFSESAVTDSLQDAIDYDKIAELCQQTAEKKHYHLIETLADAILTEIMKKFSITQAWIKIKKLQGLPDAQYAFVELTKQRKP; encoded by the coding sequence ATGTGGTTGCTCCGCCAGCGAGAGCCATGGGTATTATCGCTGGCCTACGACATGCTATACAACTATCCAAAGGAGGATGAGATGTCAAAAGGAATTGTAGGAATCGAAAATCTTAAAACAGTTTGCTTCGTAGGCGTCTACCCCCACGAAAAGCTGGCTAAGCAAGAGCTTTTACTGGATCTAAGGTTAGAGGCTGACTTTTCTGAAAGTGCTGTAACTGACTCTTTACAAGATGCTATAGATTATGACAAAATTGCAGAGCTTTGCCAGCAGACCGCGGAAAAGAAGCACTACCATCTTATCGAAACTTTAGCAGATGCAATTCTAACAGAAATCATGAAGAAATTTTCCATAACTCAGGCCTGGATCAAAATCAAAAAACTCCAAGGGTTGCCCGATGCTCAGTACGCCTTTGTAGAGCTTACTAAACAAAGAAAACCATGA
- a CDS encoding Uncharacterized protein (Product derived from UniProtKB/Trembl:F8KXG3), with translation MEVIKKINELAYSAGRAYQSQETGFLHLSYHLPEDQSAHSIPTLENILFALSLLKLKTQESVLEAKDLIEKILHFQTESGNFPIHLHEYPKCHNPFLGADLLPAFYWILSHFGSIIGERLKTLLQQAIDSLLDFNLQAIYHSAGSTIIKMKLATAAMALGKKEEGQALWDSLNLEQESFWHVPELLGEAMIAFQMMQAIPERILETWHSELKCYVGPSLREYHKGLQKEWTLYDLYMAALTDNLPKRTDKPHFVLLKGALIQPGCAFSHVVTYPSVKEGTCSEVPYMMAQEKYLAFSLLGKQEIFSNQKGYHPFYFLWGASQILHSLVMQGGNVEQISFKTNEKKIELFIDLKSSFDVEDREACKEISFFTEVDPQSALSVDGYKATTFLLGQTVHLDHPEMKINLDFSLAQGEGVFKGHIMRANRPSQKKTIGNDRFTAYDWQIFLRTLQRTEPCQIKVTISYEAIETA, from the coding sequence ATGGAAGTTATTAAAAAAATCAATGAGCTTGCTTACAGTGCAGGGAGGGCCTATCAGAGTCAAGAGACAGGCTTTTTACATCTTTCCTATCACCTCCCTGAAGATCAAAGTGCCCATTCTATCCCGACTCTAGAAAATATTTTATTTGCATTGTCTCTTTTAAAATTAAAAACACAAGAGTCGGTTCTTGAGGCAAAAGACTTAATTGAAAAGATTTTGCATTTCCAAACGGAATCCGGCAATTTTCCTATCCATCTCCATGAATACCCAAAATGCCATAATCCTTTCCTGGGAGCCGATCTTTTGCCAGCTTTCTACTGGATCCTCTCTCACTTTGGTAGCATTATTGGCGAAAGATTAAAAACGCTTCTTCAGCAAGCTATAGATAGCCTGTTGGATTTTAATCTACAAGCTATCTACCACTCTGCAGGATCAACCATCATTAAGATGAAATTAGCTACTGCTGCGATGGCTTTGGGAAAAAAAGAGGAGGGACAAGCTTTATGGGATAGCCTTAATCTTGAACAAGAAAGTTTTTGGCATGTTCCAGAACTTTTAGGTGAAGCCATGATCGCGTTTCAGATGATGCAAGCGATACCTGAACGCATTTTAGAAACATGGCATTCTGAGTTAAAATGTTATGTCGGTCCCTCTTTGAGAGAGTACCACAAAGGCTTACAAAAAGAATGGACACTCTACGATCTCTACATGGCTGCATTGACCGATAATTTGCCGAAGCGCACTGATAAGCCACATTTTGTTTTATTAAAAGGAGCGTTGATACAACCTGGATGTGCTTTTTCTCATGTTGTTACTTATCCAAGTGTCAAAGAAGGGACGTGCAGCGAAGTGCCATATATGATGGCACAAGAGAAATATTTAGCCTTTTCTCTTTTGGGAAAACAAGAGATTTTTTCTAATCAGAAAGGATACCATCCCTTTTATTTCCTTTGGGGAGCGAGCCAAATACTGCATAGCCTTGTCATGCAAGGAGGGAATGTTGAGCAGATTTCATTTAAAACAAATGAAAAAAAGATCGAGCTATTTATTGATCTGAAAAGCTCTTTTGATGTGGAAGATCGGGAAGCTTGTAAGGAAATCAGCTTTTTCACTGAGGTAGATCCCCAAAGCGCGCTCTCTGTCGATGGCTATAAAGCGACTACCTTTTTGCTTGGCCAGACGGTACATCTTGATCATCCGGAGATGAAAATCAACCTCGATTTTTCACTTGCTCAAGGTGAAGGAGTCTTCAAAGGGCACATCATGAGAGCTAATCGTCCTTCTCAGAAAAAGACGATAGGCAATGATCGCTTTACAGCCTATGATTGGCAAATCTTTTTAAGAACGCTGCAACGTACTGAACCTTGTCAGATCAAAGTGACAATTTCTTATGAAGCTATTGAGACTGCTTAG
- a CDS encoding hypothetical protein (Product derived from UniProtKB/Trembl:Q6MC17), whose protein sequence is MMKGIIALDIDGTVTAEAHSLPEEVVNTLEELQGQGWIFIFITGRTFQWAYSSLKQLKMPFHLAVQNGAVLLQMPQRLILHRCYLDSIIVEGMHQICHRLNTDFIIYSGYENQDACYYRSHYFSKEHLEYLKKRYTTLKENWIAVEDFKLELTHVASLKCIEKQSLIREVIQEVEAQLDVHIPLNRDPFSPDYYVAQATHPEATKGHILNIFKTYLKSSGPVIAAGDDFNDVSMLKNADIKIVMGQAPEPLLKMADVVAPPARAMGIIAGLRHAIQLSKGG, encoded by the coding sequence TTGATGAAGGGGATTATCGCACTTGATATTGATGGAACTGTAACAGCGGAAGCTCATTCATTACCTGAGGAAGTCGTAAATACTCTGGAAGAATTGCAAGGGCAGGGATGGATATTTATCTTTATTACAGGGAGAACTTTCCAGTGGGCCTACAGTTCTCTCAAACAGTTGAAGATGCCCTTTCATTTAGCAGTGCAAAATGGAGCAGTTTTGCTTCAAATGCCCCAAAGGCTTATCCTGCATCGCTGCTACCTTGACTCAATCATCGTCGAGGGAATGCATCAAATTTGTCATCGTTTAAACACAGATTTTATTATCTATTCTGGCTATGAAAATCAGGATGCTTGCTACTACCGTTCTCACTATTTTAGCAAAGAGCATTTGGAATATCTTAAAAAACGCTACACGACGCTGAAAGAAAATTGGATTGCTGTGGAAGACTTTAAGTTGGAACTCACTCATGTTGCTTCTTTAAAGTGCATTGAAAAGCAATCTTTAATTCGAGAAGTCATTCAAGAGGTGGAGGCGCAGCTGGACGTGCACATTCCGTTAAATCGCGATCCCTTTAGTCCAGATTACTATGTGGCACAGGCAACGCATCCAGAGGCCACAAAAGGGCATATTCTTAATATTTTTAAAACTTATTTAAAATCAAGCGGCCCCGTGATTGCAGCAGGAGATGACTTTAACGATGTGAGCATGTTAAAAAATGCTGATATTAAAATTGTCATGGGTCAGGCGCCAGAACCGCTTTTAAAGATGGCAGATGTGGTTGCTCCGCCAGCGAGAGCCATGGGTATTATCGCTGGCCTACGACATGCTATACAACTATCCAAAGGAGGATGA
- a CDS encoding putative 3-ketoacyl-acyl carrier protein reductase, fabG (Product derived from UniProtKB/Trembl:Q6MC19;Gene name derived from UniProtKB/Trembl:Q6MC19), whose amino-acid sequence MKWTLVTGGAKGLGRNTALTLAKLGHSVVIQYRHHAAEAEEVIKQCRIYGVNAEAVCTNFRTFLDIESFIQVVLERFPEIQHLVNNVGSYSIGSALTTPLDKWEEIFMTNLHLPFLLSKAFSPSIIRNEGTITMIGVAGLQNLRADTYASAYASAKTALLQLTRTLAKELIAHQVRVNMVSPGYLENAIDLPSDLSKIPLGKPTTLEEVSQMIAFLMDDKNRSITGQNIEIAGGIRL is encoded by the coding sequence ATGAAATGGACTTTAGTTACTGGTGGTGCAAAAGGCCTTGGTAGAAATACGGCGCTCACTCTTGCAAAATTGGGCCATTCTGTTGTGATTCAGTACCGACATCATGCGGCTGAGGCGGAAGAAGTGATCAAGCAATGCCGCATTTACGGTGTTAATGCCGAGGCAGTTTGTACCAATTTTAGAACTTTTTTAGATATAGAGTCATTTATTCAAGTAGTTCTTGAGCGTTTCCCTGAGATCCAGCACCTTGTAAACAATGTGGGAAGTTACTCTATTGGATCTGCACTTACTACTCCTTTGGATAAATGGGAAGAGATATTTATGACTAATCTTCATCTCCCTTTTTTGTTGAGTAAAGCATTTTCCCCTTCAATTATTAGGAACGAAGGAACGATAACAATGATAGGTGTAGCTGGTTTGCAAAACTTACGTGCTGATACCTATGCCTCCGCTTATGCAAGCGCTAAAACAGCTCTTTTACAGTTGACTCGCACTCTAGCAAAAGAGCTAATAGCTCATCAGGTTCGAGTGAATATGGTATCCCCCGGATACTTAGAAAATGCTATTGATCTCCCTAGCGATCTTTCTAAAATACCTCTCGGAAAACCGACGACTTTGGAGGAAGTTTCTCAAATGATTGCCTTCCTTATGGATGATAAAAATAGATCGATCACGGGACAAAATATTGAAATTGCTGGAGGCATAAGACTGTAA